One stretch of Pseudomonas azotoformans DNA includes these proteins:
- a CDS encoding RNA methyltransferase: MGNKRYSCIGLYNPKSPENVGSVMRAAGCYGVASVFYTGVRYERARDFITDTKKVHHDIPLIGIDDLKKILPLGCIPVAVELVEGARPLPEYTHPDRALYIFGPEDGSLDKEIRDWCEDVVYIPTTGCMNLAATVNVVLYDRLAKGNNTRSGPKY; this comes from the coding sequence GTGGGCAATAAACGCTACAGCTGCATCGGTCTGTACAACCCCAAATCCCCCGAAAACGTCGGCTCGGTCATGCGCGCCGCCGGTTGCTACGGCGTGGCCTCGGTGTTCTACACCGGCGTGCGCTACGAGCGCGCCCGGGATTTCATCACCGACACCAAGAAGGTCCACCACGACATTCCGCTGATCGGCATCGATGACCTGAAAAAGATCCTGCCCCTGGGCTGCATCCCCGTCGCCGTGGAACTGGTGGAAGGCGCCCGCCCACTGCCTGAGTACACCCACCCCGACCGTGCGCTGTATATTTTCGGCCCCGAAGACGGCTCGCTGGATAAAGAGATCCGCGATTGGTGCGAAGACGTGGTCTACATCCCGACCACCGGTTGCATGAACCTTGCCGCCACCGTCAACGTGGTGCTCTACGACCGCCTGGCCAAGGGCAACAACACCCGTTCGGGCCCCAAGTACTGA
- a CDS encoding YajD family HNH nuclease, protein MSSTNPPSHTAKLDRILADAQRDREMGYRDKALKMYPHVCGRCAREFSGKRLSELTVHHRNHNHDDNPQDGSNWELLCLYCHDNEHSRYTDQQYFGEGSTSSPTIAKATHNPFAALAGLMKKDD, encoded by the coding sequence ATGAGCTCGACCAACCCGCCCTCCCACACCGCCAAGCTGGACCGCATACTTGCCGATGCCCAGCGCGACCGGGAAATGGGCTACCGCGACAAAGCCTTGAAGATGTACCCCCACGTGTGCGGCCGCTGCGCCCGTGAGTTCTCGGGCAAACGCCTGAGTGAACTGACGGTACACCACCGCAACCATAATCATGATGACAATCCCCAGGACGGTTCCAACTGGGAATTGCTGTGCCTGTACTGCCACGACAACGAACACTCGCGCTACACCGACCAGCAGTACTTCGGCGAAGGCTCCACCAGCAGCCCGACGATTGCCAAGGCCACGCATAACCCGTTTGCGGCGTTGGCGGGGTTGATGAAGAAAGACGACTGA
- a CDS encoding ParB/Srx family N-terminal domain-containing protein, which yields MRLHSWIVALLLGLVTAQAQAFSTPKPGQVIEVALEQLHPTQAVVGFDQIYYSLGLFADKPAKVFDEYCETNGQGEADNVPKGADLHQPSSFTCQDPVGTHPDDMKTVVVGPGGQLYLTDGHHSFTTLWEVPGGGPRLTMWVKVTDDFSNSPDMKSFWQRMQVARKVWLKDNQGQTLPPEQLPAHLGFKNLQDDTFRSLVYFTRKAAYGKPDAGEVAPEFLEFYWGNWLRTQIDLGKYNLNKKGGYKDAIEAVAKRMVSLAPGSQVGDSGFTAHQLGGMTKLDRNELEKTFDKKVPYVIDYRNSRF from the coding sequence ATGCGTTTGCATTCATGGATTGTTGCACTGCTGCTGGGCCTGGTGACTGCCCAGGCCCAAGCCTTCTCGACCCCTAAGCCGGGGCAGGTGATCGAGGTGGCCCTCGAACAACTGCACCCGACCCAGGCCGTGGTGGGCTTCGACCAGATTTACTACAGCCTGGGCCTGTTCGCCGACAAACCCGCCAAGGTCTTCGATGAATACTGCGAAACCAACGGCCAGGGCGAAGCCGACAACGTGCCCAAGGGCGCGGACCTGCACCAGCCGTCGAGCTTCACCTGCCAAGACCCGGTGGGCACCCATCCCGACGACATGAAAACCGTGGTGGTCGGCCCCGGCGGCCAGCTCTACCTGACCGACGGTCACCACAGCTTCACCACCTTGTGGGAGGTGCCGGGCGGCGGCCCCCGCTTGACTATGTGGGTCAAGGTCACCGATGACTTCAGCAACAGCCCCGACATGAAGAGCTTCTGGCAGCGCATGCAAGTGGCGCGCAAGGTCTGGCTCAAGGACAACCAGGGCCAGACCCTGCCGCCCGAGCAGTTACCGGCGCACCTGGGCTTCAAGAACCTGCAGGACGACACGTTCCGCAGCCTGGTGTATTTCACCCGCAAGGCCGCCTATGGCAAGCCGGACGCGGGAGAGGTCGCACCGGAGTTCCTGGAGTTCTACTGGGGCAATTGGCTGCGCACGCAAATCGACTTGGGCAAATACAACCTGAACAAGAAGGGCGGTTACAAGGATGCCATTGAAGCCGTCGCCAAGCGTATGGTCAGCCTGGCGCCAGGTTCACAGGTGGGCGACAGCGGGTTTACCGCCCACCAGCTGGGCGGCATGACCAAGCTCGACCGTAACGAGCTGGAAAAGACCTTCGACAAAAAAGTGCCGTACGTGATCGATTACCGCAATTCCCGGTTCTGA
- a CDS encoding spermidine synthase, which translates to MKRFVLLDTTPIPDNGGALCLFEYGEDFVIKIQGGDGGQLMNTRMHGSEDALAEIPCRRVAGRPDSRVLIGGLGMGFTLAAALKHLGKTAEVVVAELVPGVVEWNRGPLGEKSGRPLLDPRTVIRLEDVAKVLQAEPQGFDAIMLDVDNGPEGLTQKANSWLYSAGGLAACAKALRPKGVLAVWSASADKLFSDKLRKAGFKAEEVQVFAHGNKGTRHTIWIAEKLKS; encoded by the coding sequence ATGAAACGTTTCGTTCTGCTCGACACCACCCCGATCCCCGACAACGGCGGTGCCTTGTGCCTGTTCGAATACGGTGAAGATTTTGTCATCAAGATCCAGGGCGGTGACGGCGGCCAATTGATGAACACGCGCATGCACGGCTCCGAAGATGCGCTGGCGGAAATTCCCTGCCGCAGAGTTGCCGGGCGCCCGGACTCACGCGTGCTGATTGGTGGCCTGGGCATGGGGTTCACCCTGGCCGCGGCGCTCAAACACCTGGGCAAGACCGCCGAAGTGGTCGTCGCAGAACTGGTGCCGGGTGTCGTGGAATGGAACCGTGGGCCGCTGGGGGAAAAGTCCGGGCGGCCGCTGCTGGACCCGCGCACGGTGATCCGCCTGGAGGATGTCGCGAAGGTGCTGCAGGCCGAACCCCAGGGCTTTGACGCGATCATGCTGGACGTGGACAACGGCCCCGAAGGCCTCACGCAAAAGGCCAACAGCTGGCTTTACTCCGCCGGTGGCCTGGCCGCCTGCGCCAAGGCCCTGCGCCCCAAGGGCGTGCTGGCCGTGTGGTCGGCCAGCGCGGACAAGCTGTTCAGCGACAAACTGCGCAAGGCCGGTTTCAAGGCCGAGGAAGTGCAGGTGTTTGCCCATGGCAACAAGGGCACGCGGCATACCATCTGGATTGCAGAAAAGCTAAAGAGTTGA
- a CDS encoding cyclic nucleotide-binding domain-containing protein, with the protein MALPTLMNTEIRDMLMDCGLFDPLLPEDFHVAAGYFNISSIARDEAIFLEGDAGTFMCIIHSGQVAVQKTNHDGQRLTIATLRSGRAFGEMAVLDGERRSASCVAASDCVLLNLGRDSLEKMLNEAPRVAAKIIRAIAIALSKRLRMADGQLLSQQF; encoded by the coding sequence ATGGCACTACCCACATTAATGAATACCGAAATCCGCGACATGCTCATGGATTGCGGCCTGTTCGACCCCCTATTGCCGGAAGATTTTCACGTCGCCGCCGGCTATTTCAACATCAGCAGCATTGCCCGTGATGAAGCGATCTTCCTCGAGGGCGACGCCGGCACCTTCATGTGCATCATCCACAGTGGCCAGGTGGCGGTGCAGAAAACCAATCATGACGGCCAGCGCCTGACCATCGCCACCCTGCGCAGTGGCCGGGCCTTTGGCGAAATGGCGGTGCTCGACGGCGAGCGGCGTTCCGCCAGCTGCGTGGCGGCCAGCGACTGTGTGCTACTGAACCTGGGCAGGGATTCCCTGGAAAAGATGCTCAACGAAGCGCCCAGGGTTGCCGCCAAGATCATCCGCGCGATTGCCATCGCCCTGTCCAAGCGCCTGCGCATGGCCGACGGGCAGCTACTTTCCCAGCAGTTTTAA
- a CDS encoding S9 family peptidase, translated as MPVSTAPIARKAQGPDPYAWLQERDSAEVLDYLKAENAWQEAQLGDQKALRDSLFEEIKGRILETDLSLPSPWGPYLYYTRTTAGDEYARHYRCRRPADDSNQVDDSSEELLLDPNVLANGGFFSLGAFSISPDHQRLAYSLDTSGEEIYTLYVKELATGKVSELAFEDCDGSMTWANDSLTLFFGELDDTHRPHKLYRYRLDGTAAQEVFHEPDGRFFLHCYRSSSERQLLLSLGSKTTSEVWALDADQPQLDFTCLALRVEDHEYDVDHGQLNGAWTWFIRSNRDGINYALFVATDIGDVPTEGEWQTLIPHSDEVMLDGVSLNTTAMTLSLRIGGLPVIEVHPEGLPVYRVELPDAAYSLYVQNSLEFVSDKIRLRYEALNRPAQVRQLELASGTQQVLKETPVLGLFNADDYVSQRLWATSADGTQVPISLVVKRDQLGKPTPLYLYGYGAYGSSLDPWFSHARLSLLDRGVAFAIAHVRGGGELGEAWYRNGKQEHKQNTFSDFIACAEHLIAEGLTTSRQLVISGGSAGGLLIGAVLNQRPALFQAAIAEVPFVDVLNTMLDPELPLTITEYDEWGNPQEPEVYERIKAYAPYENVSAQAYPHLLVIAGYNDSRVQYWEAAKWVAKLRDTKTDDNLLLLKTELGAGHGGMSGRYQGLRDVALEYGFVFKALGLA; from the coding sequence ATGCCTGTATCGACTGCTCCGATTGCCCGCAAGGCCCAAGGCCCCGATCCGTATGCCTGGCTGCAAGAGCGCGACAGCGCCGAGGTGCTCGATTACCTCAAGGCCGAAAATGCCTGGCAGGAAGCGCAACTCGGCGACCAGAAGGCGCTGCGCGACAGCCTGTTCGAAGAGATCAAGGGCCGCATTCTCGAAACCGATCTGTCCCTGCCCTCGCCGTGGGGGCCGTACTTGTATTACACGCGCACCACCGCCGGTGACGAGTACGCCCGCCATTACCGCTGCCGCCGCCCGGCCGATGACAGCAACCAGGTGGACGACAGCAGCGAAGAACTGTTGCTGGACCCCAACGTGCTGGCCAATGGCGGTTTCTTCTCCCTCGGCGCGTTCAGCATCAGCCCCGACCACCAGCGCCTGGCCTACAGCCTCGATACCAGTGGCGAAGAGATCTACACCCTGTACGTGAAGGAATTAGCCACCGGCAAGGTCAGCGAACTGGCGTTTGAAGACTGCGACGGCAGCATGACCTGGGCCAATGACAGCCTGACGCTGTTTTTCGGCGAGCTGGACGACACACACCGCCCGCACAAGTTGTATCGCTACCGCCTGGATGGCACGGCGGCGCAGGAAGTGTTCCACGAGCCTGACGGGCGTTTCTTCCTGCATTGCTACCGCTCCAGCTCTGAGCGCCAGTTGCTGCTGTCGCTGGGCAGCAAGACCACCAGCGAAGTCTGGGCGCTGGATGCCGACCAGCCGCAGCTGGATTTCACCTGCCTGGCGCTACGGGTCGAGGACCATGAATACGATGTCGACCACGGTCAACTGAATGGCGCGTGGACCTGGTTTATCCGCAGCAACCGGGATGGCATCAACTACGCGCTGTTCGTGGCCACCGACATTGGCGACGTGCCGACCGAAGGCGAATGGCAGACCCTGATCCCCCACAGTGACGAAGTGATGCTCGACGGTGTCAGCCTCAACACCACCGCCATGACCCTGAGCCTGCGCATCGGCGGCCTGCCGGTGATCGAGGTGCACCCGGAAGGTTTGCCGGTGTATCGCGTGGAATTGCCCGACGCAGCCTATAGCCTCTACGTACAGAACAGCCTGGAGTTTGTCAGCGACAAAATCCGCCTGCGCTACGAAGCCCTGAACCGCCCGGCCCAGGTCCGTCAGTTGGAACTGGCCAGCGGCACGCAACAGGTGCTCAAGGAAACCCCGGTGCTTGGCCTGTTCAATGCCGACGACTACGTGAGCCAGCGCCTGTGGGCCACCTCGGCGGACGGCACCCAGGTGCCGATCAGCCTGGTGGTCAAGCGCGACCAGCTCGGCAAACCCACACCTCTGTACCTGTACGGCTACGGCGCCTACGGTTCGAGCCTCGACCCCTGGTTCTCCCACGCCCGCCTGAGCCTGCTGGACCGGGGCGTGGCGTTTGCCATTGCGCATGTGCGCGGCGGCGGCGAGCTGGGTGAGGCCTGGTATCGCAACGGCAAGCAGGAGCACAAGCAGAACACCTTCAGCGACTTTATCGCCTGTGCCGAACACTTGATCGCCGAGGGCCTGACGACGTCCAGGCAACTGGTGATCAGCGGCGGCAGCGCCGGCGGCCTGTTGATCGGTGCGGTGCTCAACCAGCGCCCGGCGCTGTTCCAGGCAGCGATTGCCGAAGTGCCGTTCGTCGACGTGCTCAACACCATGCTCGACCCCGAGCTGCCATTGACCATCACCGAGTATGACGAGTGGGGCAACCCGCAAGAACCCGAAGTGTATGAGCGCATCAAGGCCTACGCGCCGTACGAAAACGTCAGTGCCCAGGCCTACCCGCACCTGCTGGTGATCGCCGGCTACAACGACAGCCGCGTGCAGTACTGGGAAGCGGCCAAGTGGGTGGCCAAGTTGCGCGACACCAAGACCGACGACAACCTGCTGTTGCTCAAGACCGAACTGGGCGCCGGCCACGGTGGCATGAGCGGTCGTTACCAGGGATTACGTGACGTAGCGCTCGAATATGGATTTGTGTTCAAGGCGCTGGGGCTGGCTTAA